One genomic segment of Musa acuminata AAA Group cultivar baxijiao chromosome BXJ3-3, Cavendish_Baxijiao_AAA, whole genome shotgun sequence includes these proteins:
- the LOC135632331 gene encoding chaperone protein dnaJ C76, chloroplastic-like isoform X1, with protein MISCSRNPAAFAFSMPDKPGKVDRTFHFRSTSKTSVYNARSRGAATGIRCCSGKKGREDSVPRNYYELLGVSTDSTPQQIKDAYRSLQKKHHPDIAGQKGHDYTLMLNQAYRTLMREESRSRYDTACGRRSEWSGSNFSGLGYSSWNGPLGSQALFVDEHRCIGCQECVHHASETFEMDEAFGSARVKVQFGDHAKNIEVSVDSCPVNCIHWVDAEELPLLEFLVRPQPRKAYGVFGGGWERPADVFAAAKSLKKQLKEQEEKKHNRDHKGDAEIEPETPAQTKARYHAGMKLQFQELLQMFGRLGEFFVAEESKEK; from the exons ATGATATCCTGTAGCAGAAATCCAGCAGCCTTTGCCTTCTCGATGCCCGATAAGCCTGGGAAGGTTGATCGCACCTTCCATTTCCGGTCAACCAGCAAGACATCAGtgtacaa TGCTCGATCGAGAGGGGCAGCCACCGGAATCAGATGTTGCAGCGGAAAGAAAGGCCGAGAGGATTCCGTGCCGAGGAATTACTATGAACTGCTTGGGGTCTCTACTGATTCCACCCCTCAGCAAATCAAGGATGCCTACCGGAGTTTACAGAAGAAACACCACCCAGATATCGCCGGCCAAAAG GGCCATGACTACACGCTGATGCTGAACCAGGCGTATCGTACATTGATGAGAGAGGAATCAAGGTCAAGATACGATACCGCTTGCGGCAGGAGATCTGAATGGTCTGGGAGCAACTTTTCTGGGTTAGGTTACAGTTCATGGAATGGACCATTGGGATCACAAGCTCTCTTCGTAGATGAACACAGATGCATAG GTTGCCAGGAGTGTGTCCATCATGCAAGCGAGACGTTCGAGATGGATGAAGCTTTTGGGAGTGCTCGCGTCAAGGTTCAGTTCGGAGACCATGCCAAGAACATAGAG GTTTCAGTCGATTCATGCCCCGTCAACTGCATCCATTGGGTGGACGCAGAAGAGCTGCCATTGCTGGAGTTCCTGGTTCGCCCGCAACCCAGGAAGGCCTACGGTGTCTTCGGAGGAGGATGGGAGAGGCCTGCAGATGTTTTTGCTGCTGCCAAATCCTTGAAGAAGCAACTCAAAGAGCAAGAAGAGAAGAAACACAACCGGGATCATAAAG GAGATGCAGAGATAGAACCGGAGACACCAGCCCAAACAAAAGCGAGATATCACGCCGGTATGAAGTTGCAGTTCCAAGAACTCCTCCAAATGTTTGGTCGTCTGGGAGAATTCTTCGTTGCAGAGGAATCTAAGGAGAAATAG
- the LOC135634053 gene encoding uncharacterized protein LOC135634053: protein MIQSLVTLKLLPGLNPATKATSGRGWPTRDIVERGGGGIGTRRRCANVREAKATSSSLPTPPDGDRDRDRDGKEEGEEGASSAAASFLFRSQTYALLKQQMAVAAKYEDYKEAARIRDSLKFFEEEEPALHLRKLMRKAIEEERFEDAAKYRDELKIIAPHSLLKCSSDATTLGIRVQVRSVYIESRSHPSKWQYFFAYRIRISNNSQHPVQLLRRHWIITDANGRTENVWGAGVIGEQPVIHPRTGFEYSSACPLSTPSGRMEGDFEMKRIDKVGSPTFNVAIAPFSLSIMGDDNDGLL from the exons ATGATCCAATCTCTCGTGACCTTGAAGCTGCTGCCAGGGTTGAATCCCGCGACGAAAGCCACCTCGGGAAGAGGCTGGCCGACCCGTGATATCGTGGAAAGAGGAGGCGGTGGGATCGGAACGAGAAGGCGATGTGCGAATGTTAGGGAGGCGAAAGCaacctcatcgtcgcttcctaccCCTCCGGatggggatcgggatcgggatcgggatggcAAGGAGGAGGGCGAGGAGGGGGCCTCTTCCGCCGCCGCTTCGTTCCTGTTTAGGAGCCAGACGTATGCTTTGCTCAAGCAACAGATGGCGGTTGCGGCCAAGTACGAG GACTACAAAGAGGCTGCTAGAATCAGGGATTCCTTGAAATTCTTTGAGGAGGAGGAGCCAGCATTGCACCTTCGCAAGTTGATGAGGAAGGCAATTGAAGAGGAGAGATTTGAG GATGCAGCCAAATACAGGGATGAGTTAAAGATTATAGCACCACATTCCCTCCTCAAATGTTCGAGTGATGCTACTACTCTG GGTATTCGAGTGCAAGTCAGGAGTGTTTATATCGAGAGCCGGAGCCATCCATCCAAGTGGCAATACTTTTTTGCCTACAGAATACGAATCAGTAATAATTCACAGCATCCTGTTCAGCTTCTAAGAAGGCATTGGATCATCACCGATGCTAATGGTCGAACCGAGAATGTTTG GGGAGCAGGTGTAATCGGTGAACAACCTGTTATACATCCTAGGACTGGATTTGAGTATTCTTCTGCTTGTCCATTAAGCACCCCTAGTGGAAGAATG GAAGGTGACTTTGAAATGAAGCGCATTGATAAGGTGGGTTCACCAACCTTTAATGTAGCAATTGCCCCATTCTCTCTGTCCATAATGGGGGATGACAATGATGGGCTCCTCTAA
- the LOC135632330 gene encoding pentatricopeptide repeat-containing protein At1g66345, mitochondrial-like produces MSFTWGMSSMCTVIVRSVACVLRRVRPLATNAESRQFRHRSLCACRTLLSPPHRAEQHKEPVFPEISFVITSAMSKGWSFDSLTTSFGSVELTQPLVESVLLDLKEPDDAKKALTFFHWSSRTRRFEHDLRSYCFIVHILVRAGLLVDARALLESAIGKYARGSSVAEVLLSTYEAVLPGRRVFDLLLQTYSNMRMVGAAFDACRYLGDRGFDASLISFNTMLRVAQRSGQSGLAWKVFEYMLVRRIYPNKATTQVMVDVMCKAGVLPKMVGVLDRIHGKRCPPGVIVNAALAFRIIEEGRAEEAIMLLKRMLQRNMVLDDIAYSLIISAYCKMPNLDSAYETRNEMINRSCSLNSFVYTSLIGSYSERSIEEAVRLMEEMLSMGLRPYDETYNHLIVGLSRTGRREESLKHCEKMLDDGFMPSCSACNEILSTLCKAGEVEEANRMLTSLLEKGLVPDRDMYLSLIDGYGDTGNAREVLKLYYEMEHRGIGSDPVVYTSMIRNLCRCGKVTEAEKFLSIGGTTKELVPTSCMYDSLIAGYCVEGDVGRALLLYDGMIMKELVPCSDTFMRLAKEVLRTRASRHL; encoded by the coding sequence ATGTCGTTTACTTGGGGAATGAGTTCCATGTGTACTGTCATCGTTCGAAGCGTCGCCTGTGTCCTCCGCCGCGTTCGACCCCTGGCGACGAATGCTGAAAGCCGCCAGTTTCGCCACCGATCCCTTTGTGCTTGCCGAACCCTCCTCTCTCCTCCTCACCGCGCCGAACAACACAAAGAGCCCGTCTTTCCTGAGATTTCCTTCGTGATCACCAGCGCGATGAGCAAAGGCTGGAGCTTTGACAGCTTAACCACCAGTTTTGGATCCGTAGAACTCACCCAACCCCTTGTGGAGAGCGTGCTTCTCGATCTCAAGGAGCCTGATGACGCCAAAAAGGCGCTGACTTTCTTCCATTGGTCATCCCGGACCAGGCGTTTCGAGCACGACCTGCGCTCCTACTGCTTCATCGTTCACATCCTCGTCCGCGCCGGGCTTCTCGTCGACGCGCGGGCGCTGCTGGAATCGGCAATCGGCAAGTACGCCCGGGGTTCTTCGGTCGCGGAGGTGCTTCTGAGTACTTACGAAGCTGTCCTCCCCGGACGCCGCGTTTTCGATCTGCTGCTGCAGACGTACTCGAACATGAGAATGGTCGGGGCAGCTTTCGACGCTTGCAGATACTTGGGAGACCGCGGATTCGATGCGAGTCTAATCAGCTTCAACACGATGCTGCGCGTGGCACAGAGATCCGGTCAGAGTGGCTTGGCCTGGAAGGTGTTTGAGTATATGTTGGTGAGAAGGATATACCCCAACAAAGCCACGACGCAGGTCATGGTTGACGTGATGTGCAAGGCGGGGGTTCTGCCAAAGATGGTGGGCGTTCTGGATAGGATCCACGGGAAGCGTTGTCCTCCCGGCGTGATCGTGAATGCCGCACTGGCTTTCAGGATCATTGAGGAGGGCAGGGCCGAAGAAGCGATCATGCTGTTGAAGAGAATGCTACAGAGGAACATGGTGCTCGACGATATCGCCTATTCTTTGATAATATCTGCCTACTGCAAGATGCCCAACCTAGATTCGGCATACGAGACACGGAACGAGATGATCAACAGAAGTTGCAGCTTGAATTCCTTCGTTTATACTTCCTTGATAGGATCCTACTCCGAGAGAAGCATCGAAGAGGCTGTTCGCCTGATGGAAGAGATGCTCTCGATGGGACTGAGACCGTACGACGAGACTTACAATCATCTGATCGTGGGGTTGTCGAGAAccgggaggagggaggagagctTGAAGCATTGTGAGAAGATGCTCGACGACGGGTTCATGCCAAGTTGCAGCGCTTGCAATGAGATACTGAGCACACTCTGCAAAGCCGGGGAGGTCGAGGAGGCCAATCGAATGCTGACTTCTTTGTTGGAGAAGGGACTCGTCCCCGACCGGGACATGTACCTGAGCCTCATCGATGGGTATGGGGATACTGGAAATGCTCGAGAAGTCCTTAAACTGTACTACGAAATGGAGCACAGAGGCATCGGATCTGATCCTGTTGTTTACACGTCCATGATCAGGAACCTGTGTCGATGTGGAAAGGTCACTGAGGCTGAGAAGTTTCTTAGCATCGGGGGGACGACGAAGGAATTGGTGCCCACGAGTTGCATGTATGATTCGTTGATCGCAGGGTATTGTGTCGAGGGTGATGTGGGGAGGGCGCTTCTCCTCTATGATGGCATGATCATGAAGGAGTTGGTCCCGTGTTCAGATACTTTTATGCGTCTAGCGAAGGAAGTGCTGAGAACTCGGGCATCGAGACATTTGTGA
- the LOC135632329 gene encoding leucine-rich repeat receptor-like serine/threonine-protein kinase RGI4, translated as MVVMPGEAGSVWRASSSCFFQLLLCSVLLSMDARAIDLQGEALLSWKRSLNGDSSNDEILADWNPNDASPCRWYGITCDASGRVVELTLQYVDLLGGVPANLSALASSLSKLVLSGTNLSGPIPPQLGELPRLVHLDLSDNALTGSIPDGLCRPGSRLERLYLNSNRLEGPIPASIGNLSLLRWLVVYDNQLEGEIPPTIGQLARLEVFRAGGNKNLRGALPPEIGNCTSMVIIGLAETGISGPLPPSMGALRNLQTLAIYTALLSGPIPPELGQCAELQNMYLYENSLSGSIPPQLGQLKKLRNLLLWQNNLVGVIPPELGDCGELQVVDLSMNGLTGRIPATLGNITDLRELQLSVNQISGPILPEIARCRNLSDLELDNNLISGGIPAEIGLLVKLRTLYLWANRLTGGIPPEMGGCENLEAVDLSQNNLTGSIPKGIFRLRSLSKLLLLDNDLSGPIPPEVGNCSSLVRFRANGNGITGAIPPEIGLLKNLSFLDLSSNRLAGAIPGAMAGCRNLTFVDLHDNNIGGSLPDGLFEGLVSLQYIDLSDNSIGGDLPPAIGLLTSLTKLTLATNQFSGQIPPAVGSCSRLQLLDLSNNKLSGEIPATIGKIMALEIAVNLSYNDLSGQIPAEFAALIRLGVLDLSHNRLSGDLQPLAALENLVALNVSFNNFSGRVPDSVFFSKLPIGDLEGNPALCLARCSGFDDVSDRINARRAGRVATAVLLSAAVVLFATAAIALVSRRRAQREDGCDEEEKDGDLSPPWEVTLYQKMEIGVVDVARRLTASNVIGRGWSGVVYRVRIPATGALIAVKKFRTGDEAAAAAFACEIGALARVRHRKIVRLLGWAANRRSRLLFYDYLPSGTLGGLLHGGGTVAGVEWEVRLGIAVGVAEGLAYLHHDCVPAIIHGDVKTENVLLGERYEACLADFGLARVVDDGGADRRDSHTPAFAGSYGYIAPEHGCMTRITTKSDVYSFGVVLLETITGRRPADPAFGEGQSVVQWVQDHLRRKRDPAEVVDPRLQGRADPQVQEMLQALGIALLCTSTRTDDRPTMKDVAALLRGIHGHDDPSNPAEARKPGSVSVGDREVRKRDEPAEAAIRTPSQCSLAFSSSSSRSIDNCLQ; from the exons ATGGTGGTGATGCCTGGTGAAGCTGGAAGCGTGTGGAgggcctcctcctcctgcttcttCCAGCTACTGTTGTGCTCTGTTCTCTTATCCATGGACGCCCGCGCCATCGACCTGCAGGGCGAGGCGCTGCTTTCGTGGAAGCGGAGCTTGAATGGTGATAGCAGTaatgatgaaatacttgctgACTGGAACCCGAACGACGCGAGCCCGTGCCGGTGGTATGGCATCACCTGCGACGCCAGCGGGCGAGTGGTGGAGTTGACTCTGCAGTACGTGGACTTGCTGGGCGGCGTGCCGGCCAACCTGAGCGCGCTGGCGAGCTCCCTCTCGAAGCTGGTGCTCTCCGGGACTAATCTGTCCGGCCCCATCCCGCCGCAGCTGGGAGAGCTCCCCCGACTGGTCCACCTGGATCTCAGCGACAATGCGCTCACGGGCTCCATCCCCGACGGTCTGTGCCGGCCGGGAAGCCGCCTTGAGCGCCTTTATCTCAACTCCAACCGACTCGAGGGACCGATTCCGGCCTCCATCGGCAACCTCTCGCTGCTCCGGTGGCTGGTCGTCTACGACAACCAGCTCGAGGGGGAGATTCCGCCGACCATCGGGCAACTCGCGAGGCTCGAGGTATTCCGGGCGGGAGGGAACAAGAACCTGCGTGGTGCATTGCCCCCGGAGATTGGCAATTGCACCAGCATGGTCATCATCGGCCTCGCGGAGACCGGCATCTCCGGTCCGCTGCCCCCCAGCATGGGAGCGTTGAGGAATCTCCAGACGTTGGCCATCTACACCGCGCTGCTCTCGGGCCCAATCCCGCCAGAGTTGGGCCAGTGCGCGGAGCTGCAGAACATGTACCTCTACGAGAACTCTCTCTCGGGTTCCATTCCGCCGCAGCTGGGTCAGCTCAAGAAACTCCGAAACCTGCTGCTCTGGCAGAACAATCTGGTAGGCGTGATCCCACCGGAGCTCGGAGATTGCGGCGAACTTCAGGTGGTTGATCTCTCGATGAACGGCTTGACGGGGAGGATCCCCGCCACCCTCGGCAACATCACTGACCTCCGGGAGCTCCAGCTAAGTGTGAACCAGATATCAGGCCCGATACTGCCGGAGATCGCTCGCTGCCGGAACCTCTCCGACCTTGAGCTCGACAACAACCTGATCTCCGGCGGGATACCAGCAGAAATCGGCCTGCTGGTGAAGCTCCGGACGCTGTACCTCTGGGCTAACCGGCTCACAGGGGGAATCCCGCCGGAGATGGGCGGCTGCGAGAATCTTGAGGCCGTGGACCTGTCGCAGAACAATCTCACTGGCTCCATCCCCAAGGGAATCTTCCGGCTGAGGAGCCTGAGCAAGCTGCTGCTCCTGGACAACGATTTGTCCGGCCCAATCCCGCCAGAGGTCGGCAACTGCTCGTCTCTTGTCCGCTTCAGAGCCAACGGAAACGGGATTACCGGAGCGATTCCTCCGGAGATTGGCCTGCTGAAGAACCTCAGCTTCCTAGATCTCAGCTCGAACCGGCTTGCGGGAGCCATCCCTGGGGCGATGGCGGGGTGCCGGAATCTGACCTTCGTCGATCTCCACGACAACAACATCGGCGGCAGCCTACCGGATGGGCTCTTCGAGGGCCTCGTATCGCTACAGTACATAGACCTCTCCGATAACTCCATCGGCGGGGATCTGCCGCCGGCAATCGGTTTACTGACCTCACTCACAAAGCTTACTCTCGCGACGAACCAGTTCTCCGGCCAGATCCCGCCTGCGGTCGGCTCGTGCTCGCGGCTCCAGCTGTTGGATCTGAGCAATAACAAGCTCTCCGGTGAGATCCCAGCGACCATTGGCAAGATAATGGCGTTGGAGATCGCCGTGAATCTGAGCTACAACGACCTTTCGGGCCAGATACCGGCGGAGTTCGCAGCGCTCATCCGGCTCGGGGTGCTTGATCTCTCCCACAACCGGCTCTCGGGCGACCTCCAGCCCCTGGCCGCCCTCGAAAACCTCGTTGCCCTTAATGTCTCCTTCAACAACTTCTCCGGCCGCGTCCCGGACAGCGTCTTCTTCTCCAAGCTCCCGATCGGCGACTTAGAAGGCAACCCAGCACTCTGCCTCGCTCGCTGCTCCGGTTTCGACGATGTCAGCGACCGAATCAACGCGCGGAGGGCTGGCCGCGTCGCAACGGCGGTGCTCCTTTCGGCTGCGGTCGTGCTATTCGCCACGGCGGCCATCGCCCTTGTTAGCAGGAGAAGGGCCCAACGCGAGGACGGGTgcgatgaggaggagaaggacggCGACTTGTCGCCGCCGTGGGAGGTGACTCTGTACCAGAAGATGGAGATTGGTGTTGTCGATGTGGCCCGGAGACTCACGGCGTCGAATGTCATCGGACGGGGTTGGTCCGGGGTGGTGTACCGTGTGAGGATCCCGGCCACGGGGGCGCTGATCGCCGTCAAGAAGTTCCGCACGGGTGATGAGGCGGCAGCCGCGGCCTTCGCGTGCGAGATTGGAGCCCTGGCGCGCGTGAGGCACCGGAAAATTGTGCGGCTGCTTGGGTGGGCGGCGAACCGCCGTTCCCGGCTACTGTTTTACGACTACCTCCCGAGCGGGACGCTGGGCGGGCTGCTCCACGGCGGAGGCACGGTAGCGGGGGTGGAGTGGGAGGTGCGGCTGGGGATTGCCGTCGGGGTGGCGGAGGGGCTTGCCTACCTGCACCACGACTGCGTGCCAGCGATCATCCATGGCGACGTGAAGACGGAGAACGTCCTCCTGGGCGAGCGGTACGAAGCTTGCCTCGCGGATTTCGGCCTCGCTCGAGTGGTGGACGACGGCGGAGCGGACAGGCGCGATTCCCACACGCCCGCATTCGCTGGCTCTTACGGCTACATTGCTCCCG AGCACGGGTGCATGACGAGGATCACAACGAAGAgcgacgtgtacagcttcggggTGGTGCTGCTGGAGACGATAACGGGGAGGAGGCCGGCGGACCCAGCGTTCGGGGAGGGGCAGAGCGTGGTGCAGTGGGTGCAGGACCACCTCAGGAGGAAGCGTGACCCGGCGGAGGTGGTGGATCCCAGGCTCCAGGGGCGTGCCGACCCCCAGGTCCAGGAGATGCTCCAGGCCCTCGGCATCGCCCTCCTCTGCACCAGCACCCGCACCGACGACCGCCCCACCATGAAGGACGTCGCCGCCCTCCTCCGCGGAATCCATGGCCACGACGATCCCAGCAACCCTGCCGAGGCCCGCAAGCCCGGATCCGTCAGCGTCGGCGATCGAGAGGTCAGAAAGAGGGATGAGCCGGCAGAGGCTGCCATCCGCACCCCTTCCCAATGCTCGCTcgcgttctcctcctcctcttcgcgcAGCATCGACAATTGCTTGCAATGA
- the LOC135632331 gene encoding chaperone protein dnaJ C76, chloroplastic-like isoform X2, with product MISCSRNPAAFAFSMPDKPGKVDRTFHFRSTSKTSVARSRGAATGIRCCSGKKGREDSVPRNYYELLGVSTDSTPQQIKDAYRSLQKKHHPDIAGQKGHDYTLMLNQAYRTLMREESRSRYDTACGRRSEWSGSNFSGLGYSSWNGPLGSQALFVDEHRCIGCQECVHHASETFEMDEAFGSARVKVQFGDHAKNIEVSVDSCPVNCIHWVDAEELPLLEFLVRPQPRKAYGVFGGGWERPADVFAAAKSLKKQLKEQEEKKHNRDHKGDAEIEPETPAQTKARYHAGMKLQFQELLQMFGRLGEFFVAEESKEK from the exons ATGATATCCTGTAGCAGAAATCCAGCAGCCTTTGCCTTCTCGATGCCCGATAAGCCTGGGAAGGTTGATCGCACCTTCCATTTCCGGTCAACCAGCAAGACATCAGt TGCTCGATCGAGAGGGGCAGCCACCGGAATCAGATGTTGCAGCGGAAAGAAAGGCCGAGAGGATTCCGTGCCGAGGAATTACTATGAACTGCTTGGGGTCTCTACTGATTCCACCCCTCAGCAAATCAAGGATGCCTACCGGAGTTTACAGAAGAAACACCACCCAGATATCGCCGGCCAAAAG GGCCATGACTACACGCTGATGCTGAACCAGGCGTATCGTACATTGATGAGAGAGGAATCAAGGTCAAGATACGATACCGCTTGCGGCAGGAGATCTGAATGGTCTGGGAGCAACTTTTCTGGGTTAGGTTACAGTTCATGGAATGGACCATTGGGATCACAAGCTCTCTTCGTAGATGAACACAGATGCATAG GTTGCCAGGAGTGTGTCCATCATGCAAGCGAGACGTTCGAGATGGATGAAGCTTTTGGGAGTGCTCGCGTCAAGGTTCAGTTCGGAGACCATGCCAAGAACATAGAG GTTTCAGTCGATTCATGCCCCGTCAACTGCATCCATTGGGTGGACGCAGAAGAGCTGCCATTGCTGGAGTTCCTGGTTCGCCCGCAACCCAGGAAGGCCTACGGTGTCTTCGGAGGAGGATGGGAGAGGCCTGCAGATGTTTTTGCTGCTGCCAAATCCTTGAAGAAGCAACTCAAAGAGCAAGAAGAGAAGAAACACAACCGGGATCATAAAG GAGATGCAGAGATAGAACCGGAGACACCAGCCCAAACAAAAGCGAGATATCACGCCGGTATGAAGTTGCAGTTCCAAGAACTCCTCCAAATGTTTGGTCGTCTGGGAGAATTCTTCGTTGCAGAGGAATCTAAGGAGAAATAG
- the LOC135633369 gene encoding potassium channel AKT1-like — protein MAEKWKTGVFHIMPLAMMCGHEAERELSRDGSHYSLSSGILPSLGARSNRRVNLPSFIVSPYDRRYRSWETSLVILVVYTAWVSPFEFGFLVKSRGVLALIDNIVNVFFAIDIVLTFFVAYLDRTTYLLIDSRKQIAWRYLSTWFILDVASTIPSEIARKILPKNLRSYGFFNMLRLWRLRRVSSLFARLEKDRNFNYFWVRCAKLICVTLFAVHCAGCFYYFIAARYPDPSRTWIGASIPDFNEKSLWIRYVTSMYWSITTLTTVGYGDLHAENTREMVFDIVYMLFNLGLTAYLIGNMTNLVVHGTSRTRKYRDTIQAATGFAQRNRLPVRLQDQMISHLSLKFRTDSEGLQQQETLDALPKAIRSSISHYLFYSLVSNVYLFRGVNNDLLFQLVSEMKAEYFPPREDVILQNEAPTDFYVLITGYMDLIDHSSGTEQIVQLAKSGDLVGEIGVLCYRPQLFTARTRSLCQLLRLNRTTFLSIVQSNVGEGTKIVSNLLQYLKDQNGDPVMEGVSREIEKMLTHGRLDLPLTLSFAVIRDDDLLLHQLLRRGLDPNESDSNGHTALHIAASKGNEHCVCLLLEYGADPNSTDSEGSVPLWQAMVGKHEDVVKLLIKNGAALSSGDMGSFACTAAEQNSLELLKDIIRYGGDVTVPKKDKTTALHVAVCEGNVQLVEFLLERGANIDTPDCNGWTPRKLADQQGHEEIKRLFEAKKDFATSSVPASTPASHSVGRYSSEPAIRLSSNEDRPDLSWERSDRLRKTSFHNSLFGIISAAHVNRQIHSRLLTSVGLLKSTGMFNGSSCHGIPLLRVTISCPEKGNTTGKLVLMPDSLPELLDIGSKKFDFLPTRILTKDGAEVDDVKLIRDGDHLVLASDAWMG, from the exons ATGGCGGAGAAGTGGAAGACGGGGGTGTTCCATATCATGCCGCTGGCGATGATGTGCGGCCACGAGGCGGAGAGGGAGCTGTCGAGGGACGGCAGCCATTACAGCCTGTCGAGCGGGATCCTTCCGTCCCTCGGCGCCAGGAGTAATCGCCGGGTCAATCTCCCGAGTTTCATTGTCTCCCCTTACGACCGCAGATACAG GTCATGGGAGACGTCTCTTGTCATTCTGGTCGTTTATACCGCTTGGGTATCTCCATTTGAGTTCGGGTTTCTTGTTAAGTCAAGAGGAGTGCTCGCACTGATAGATAACATCGTCAATGTATTCTTTGCCATCGATATTGTTTTGACCTTCTTCGTGGCCTACCTGGACAGAACGACTTACCTGCTTATAGACAGTCGGAAACAAATAGCTTGGAGATACTTGTCCACCTGGTTTATTCTGGATGTTGCTTCCACTATCCCTTCAGAAATCGCTCGAAAAATTCTGCCTAAGAATCTCCGATCTTATGGATTTTTCAACATGCTTCGGCTCTGGAGGCTCCGAAGAGTCAGCTCACTCTTTGCTAG ATTAGAGAAAGATAGGAACTTCAACTACTTTTGGGTTCGATGTGCGAAGCTTATCTGT GTCACCCTTTTTGCTGTTCATTGTGCTGGATGCTTCTATTATTTCATTGCTGCGAGGTATCCTGATCCTAGCAGAACATGGATTGGGGCCTCTATTCCGGATTTCAATGAGAAAAGCTTGTGGATCCGTTATGTGACATCAATGTACTGGTCAATCACCACACTGACTACTGTCGGTTATGGAGACTTGCATGCTGAAAATACAAGGGAGATGGTTTTCGACATTGTTTACATGCTCTTTAACCTTGGGTTGACAGCATATTTGATCGGAAATATGACTAATTTGGTCGTGCATGGAACTAGCAGAACAAGAAAATAT AGGGATACAATTCAAGCTGCCAcaggttttgcacaaagaaaccgcCTTCCGGTTCGGCTGCAAGACCAGATGATCTCACATCTCAGTTTGAAATTCAGGACAGACTCTGAAGGGCTTCAGCAGCAAGAAACTCTTGATGCCCTTCCTAAAGCCATTCGTTCCAGCATTTCCCACTACTTGTTTTACTCTCTCGTTTCTAATGTCTACTTGTTTCGAGGGGTTAACAATGATTTGCTTTTCCAGCTG GTCTCAGAAATGAAAGCCGAATACTTTCCACCTAGAGAAGATGTGATCTTGCAAAATGAAGCACCTACAGACTTTTATGTACTAATCACTGGATATATG GATCTAATAGATCACAGTAGTGGAACAGAACAG ATTGTTCAGTTGGCAAAGTCAGGTGACCTTGTTGGGGAGATAGGAGTCCTTTGTTACAGACCCCAACTATTCACAGCACGAACCAGATCATTGTGCCAGCTGTTACGGCTAAATCGTACTACATTCCTTAGTATTGTTCAGTCAAATGTTGGAGAAGGCACAAAAATAGTTAGTAATCTGCTTCAG TATCTGAAAGATCAGAACGGTGATCCTGTGATGGAAGGTGTATCAAGAGAAATAGAGAAAATGCTGACTCATGGCCGACTGGATTTGCCTCTTACTCTGAGTTTTGCTGTTATTAGAGACGATGATCTACTGTTGCATCAGCTCCTGAGACGCGGTTTAGACCCAAATGAATCAGACAGTAACGGGCACACAGCACTG CATATAGCAGCATCGAAGGGAAATGAGCATTGTGTTTGTCTCTTGCTGGAATATGGGGCAGATCCCAACAGCACAG ATTCCGAAGGAAGTGTTCCCTTGTGGCAGGCTATGGTTGGGAAGCATGAGGATGTTGtcaaattgttgataaaaaatGGTGCTGCTCTCTCATCTGGAGACATGGGGTCATTTGCTTGCACAGCTGCCGAGCAGAACAGTTTAGAGCTACTCAAGGACATCATCCGTTATGGGGGAGATGTGACGGTGCCCAAGAAAGACAAGACTACGGCTCTCCATGTTGCTGTCTGTGAAGGCAATGTCCAACTGGTCGAGTTCTTACTCGAACGAGGAGCTAACATAGACACCCCAGATTGCAATGGTTGGACTCCCAGGAAACTAGCCGATCAGCAGGGCCATGAAGAAATAAAACGTCTGTTTGAAGCAAAGAAGGACTTTGCCACCAGTTCTGTACCTGCGTCAACACCTGCCTCCCACTCCGTTGGAAGATACAGTAGTGAGCCTGCAATTCGACTCTCTTCCAACGAGGATAGGCCAGACTTGTCTTGGGAGAGGAGTGATCGGTTGCGGAAGACGAGCTTCCATAACTCGCTGTTTGGAATCATATCAGCTGCTCATGTCAACAGGCAGATTCATAGTCGATTGCTCACATCTGTTGGCCTGCTGAAGTCCACCGGGATGTTCAATGGTAGTAGTTGTCACGGTATACCCCTACTCCGTGTAACAATTAGCTGTCCCGAGAAAGGAAACACTACTGGCAAACTTGTCTTGATGCCAGATTCATTGCCGGAGCTTCTTGACATTGGTTCTAAGAAATTTGACTTCTTGCCCACTAGAATCCTCACAAAAGATGGAGCAGAGGTGGATGATGTAAAATTGATCAGGGACGGTGACCACCTTGTTCTAGCGAGTGATGCTTGGATGGGATAA